In one Novosphingopyxis iocasae genomic region, the following are encoded:
- a CDS encoding CaiB/BaiF CoA transferase family protein: MPWPKLDWETQPTGPLKGIRVVDMSTVVLGPLATLMMADMGAEVIKIENRQGNTPGDMMRYAGWSPTGDLGPIFSALNRNKKGLELNVKDEEGKRLLTDLIRDADVFFHNVRMAGMERLGFDYEAVKAINPRIVYVHCAGFGAGGPHEHRQAYDDLIQGASGFASLFEERDGGRPAYAPSLLADKTVGLFASNATLAALLHRERTGEGQFVQVPMFESFTWFNMAENLYGATFDEGDGKLGYTRSINPRRRPYPTADGFIGIMPYSDKQWATFFELGGRPGTMEDERFATYPRRTEHTAELYSLIEEVAASKTTDEWMTVLDENNIPAMRYNRMADVLEEEHLAATGFFERREGEHMGRYRSMRHPVSFSATPANTYGDPPRLGQHDTEIKKGE, translated from the coding sequence ATGCCCTGGCCGAAACTCGATTGGGAAACGCAGCCGACCGGGCCTCTGAAAGGCATCCGCGTGGTCGACATGTCGACGGTGGTGCTCGGCCCGCTCGCCACGCTGATGATGGCGGACATGGGCGCGGAGGTGATCAAGATCGAGAACCGGCAGGGCAACACGCCGGGCGACATGATGCGCTATGCCGGCTGGTCCCCCACCGGCGATCTGGGGCCGATCTTTTCGGCGCTCAATCGCAACAAGAAGGGTCTGGAACTGAACGTGAAGGATGAGGAGGGCAAGCGCCTCCTCACCGATCTGATCCGGGATGCGGACGTGTTCTTCCACAATGTCCGCATGGCCGGGATGGAACGGCTTGGCTTCGATTATGAGGCGGTGAAGGCCATCAATCCGCGTATCGTCTACGTCCACTGCGCAGGCTTTGGCGCGGGCGGACCGCATGAGCACCGCCAAGCCTATGACGATCTGATCCAGGGCGCGTCCGGCTTCGCCTCCCTGTTCGAGGAGCGCGACGGCGGACGCCCGGCTTATGCGCCCTCGCTCCTGGCGGACAAGACGGTGGGGCTGTTCGCCAGCAATGCGACGCTGGCGGCGCTGCTACACCGGGAGCGAACCGGCGAGGGCCAGTTCGTGCAGGTGCCGATGTTCGAAAGTTTCACCTGGTTCAACATGGCGGAGAACCTCTACGGTGCCACGTTCGACGAAGGCGATGGCAAGCTGGGCTATACGCGCAGCATCAACCCACGGCGCCGCCCCTACCCCACGGCGGACGGCTTCATCGGAATCATGCCCTATTCGGACAAGCAATGGGCCACCTTTTTCGAACTGGGCGGACGGCCCGGCACGATGGAGGACGAGCGCTTCGCCACCTATCCGCGCCGTACCGAGCATACCGCCGAGCTCTACTCGTTGATCGAGGAAGTGGCGGCCAGCAAGACGACGGACGAATGGATGACGGTGCTCGACGAGAACAACATCCCGGCGATGCGCTACAACCGGATGGCGGATGTGCTGGAAGAGGAGCATCTGGCGGCGACGGGCTTTTTCGAGCGCCGCGAAGGCGAGCATATGGGCCGCTATCGCTCCATGCGGCACCCGGTCAGCTTCTCAGCCACGCCCGCCAACACCTACGGCGATCCGCCGCGGCTTGGGCAGCATGATACCGAGATCAAGAAGGGCGAGTAG
- the ribB gene encoding 3,4-dihydroxy-2-butanone-4-phosphate synthase: MTQTLRSRLTALVDSGRMTRAGLARAAGLHANTLRHLGTPDWNPSGETLDKLEAYLASDGGSVMATPEEIINEAVNGRMFILVDDEDRENEGDLVIPAQMATPDAINFMATHGRGLICLTLTKERVDELGLDLMVRRNEDRMSTAFTVSIEAKEGVTTGISAGDRARTINVAIDPNRGREDIVTPGHVFPLVAREGGVLIRAGHTEAAVDVSRLAGLNPSGVICEIMRDDGTMARLDDLVGFARRHNLKIGTIRDLIAYRRQHDRLVEKRAEERFESRWGGEWTCTAYYNKATGTEQTALVKGKIDPEKPTLVRMHQLSPFADILGEAGDRSRMLARSMELIAEEGAGVVVILNRATPTYMSKAIDARQGKPTAQPEELRDYGAGAQILSELGVHDMILLTNSHHSLVGLDAYGLSIVGERAIE; encoded by the coding sequence ATGACACAGACACTCCGCTCTCGCCTCACCGCCCTCGTCGATTCCGGTCGTATGACCCGCGCAGGGCTTGCCCGCGCCGCCGGGCTTCATGCCAACACGCTGCGCCATCTCGGCACGCCCGACTGGAACCCGAGCGGCGAAACGCTCGACAAGCTGGAGGCCTATCTTGCCAGCGACGGCGGCAGCGTGATGGCGACGCCAGAGGAAATCATTAACGAGGCGGTGAACGGACGTATGTTCATCCTGGTCGATGACGAGGACCGGGAGAATGAGGGCGATCTCGTCATCCCCGCGCAGATGGCGACGCCCGATGCGATCAACTTCATGGCAACCCATGGCCGCGGCCTCATCTGCCTGACGCTGACGAAGGAGCGCGTGGACGAGCTGGGCCTGGACCTGATGGTCCGCCGCAACGAGGACCGCATGTCGACCGCCTTTACCGTCTCGATCGAAGCGAAAGAGGGGGTGACCACCGGCATCTCCGCGGGCGACCGGGCGCGCACCATCAATGTCGCGATCGACCCCAATCGGGGGCGCGAGGATATCGTGACGCCGGGCCACGTCTTCCCGCTGGTGGCGCGCGAAGGCGGCGTACTGATCCGCGCCGGCCATACCGAGGCGGCGGTGGACGTTTCGCGCCTTGCAGGGCTCAACCCGTCGGGCGTGATTTGCGAGATCATGCGCGATGACGGCACCATGGCGCGGCTCGACGATCTGGTCGGCTTCGCGCGGCGGCATAATCTGAAGATCGGCACCATCCGCGATCTCATCGCCTATCGGCGCCAGCATGACCGGCTGGTGGAGAAGCGCGCCGAAGAACGGTTCGAAAGCCGCTGGGGCGGGGAGTGGACCTGTACGGCCTATTACAACAAGGCCACCGGTACCGAGCAGACGGCGCTGGTGAAAGGCAAGATCGATCCCGAAAAGCCGACGCTCGTGCGCATGCACCAGCTCTCTCCCTTCGCCGACATCCTGGGGGAGGCGGGGGATCGCAGCCGGATGCTGGCCCGGTCTATGGAGCTAATCGCGGAAGAAGGCGCGGGAGTCGTCGTGATCCTGAACCGCGCCACACCGACCTATATGAGCAAGGCGATCGATGCGCGGCAGGGCAAGCCGACCGCCCAGCCCGAAGAACTGCGCGATTACGGCGCCGGCGCCCAAATCCTGAGCGAACTGGGCGTGCACGACATGATCCTGCTCACCAACTCGCACCACAGCCTGGTCGGCCTGGATGCCTACGGCCTCTCCATCGTCGGCGAGCGTGCGATTGAATGA
- a CDS encoding pseudouridine synthase, protein MARLLLFNKPFGVLSQFTDRGSPTVRATLSDFIAVKGVYPAGRLDRDSEGLLLLCDDGRLQARIADPRFKLPKTYLVQVEGDPQEPALDRLRQGVQLKDGMTLPAEVARIDAPDLWPRNPPIRERKSIPDSWLKLTIREGRNRQVRRMTAAAGFPTLRLVRWSIGDWTVDGIEPGSFAEVSA, encoded by the coding sequence ATGGCCCGGCTGCTTCTGTTCAACAAACCCTTCGGCGTATTGTCGCAATTCACCGATCGCGGATCGCCGACGGTGCGCGCGACCTTGTCGGATTTCATTGCGGTAAAGGGCGTCTATCCCGCCGGGCGGCTGGACCGGGACAGCGAAGGCCTGCTTCTGCTGTGCGATGACGGGCGGCTGCAGGCGCGGATTGCCGATCCGCGGTTCAAGCTGCCCAAGACCTATCTGGTGCAGGTGGAAGGCGATCCGCAGGAACCGGCGCTGGATCGCTTGCGGCAGGGCGTGCAGCTGAAGGACGGCATGACCTTGCCGGCCGAAGTGGCCCGTATCGACGCGCCGGATCTGTGGCCGCGCAATCCGCCGATCCGCGAGCGCAAATCGATCCCCGACAGCTGGCTGAAGCTCACCATCCGCGAAGGGCGCAACCGGCAGGTGCGCCGCATGACGGCTGCCGCCGGCTTTCCAACCCTCAGGCTCGTCCGCTGGTCGATCGGCGACTGGACGGTCGACGGAATAGAGCCGGGCAGTTTCGCTGAGGTCTCCGCCTAG
- a CDS encoding acetyl-CoA C-acetyltransferase: MPEAYIVDAIRTAGGKRGGKLAGVHPVDLGAHVLDQLVARTGIDPKAIEDVVTGCVMQGGEQAVHVGRNAVLASSLPESVPAVTIDRQCGSSQQAMQFAAQAVMSGTQDMVIANGIESMTRVPMGSTASLYMKEGMGNYKSPRLEEAYPKVMFSQFMGAEMIAKKHGFTKDDLDEFALESHRKAAEASKAGRFAREIVGIEVETPEGEICHDVDEGIRFDATLEGIQSVKTLQEGGMISAANASQICDGSSAVLIVSERALKEHGLTPRARIHNLTITAGDPVIMLEEPLFATEKALERAGLKIGDIDLYEVNEAFAPVPLAWLKHTGGDASRLNVNGGAIALGHPLGASGTKLMATLLNALEQKGGKYGLQTMCEGGGQANVTIIERLG; encoded by the coding sequence ATGCCAGAAGCCTATATCGTAGACGCCATCCGCACCGCCGGAGGCAAGCGCGGCGGCAAGCTGGCGGGCGTGCATCCGGTTGATCTCGGCGCGCATGTGCTGGACCAGCTGGTCGCGCGCACGGGCATCGATCCCAAGGCGATTGAGGACGTGGTCACCGGCTGCGTGATGCAGGGCGGCGAACAGGCCGTGCATGTCGGGCGCAACGCAGTGCTTGCCTCCAGCCTGCCCGAAAGCGTGCCCGCGGTGACGATCGACCGGCAATGCGGCAGCAGCCAGCAGGCGATGCAGTTCGCAGCCCAAGCGGTGATGAGCGGCACGCAGGACATGGTGATCGCCAACGGCATCGAGAGCATGACGCGCGTGCCGATGGGCTCCACCGCCTCGCTCTACATGAAGGAAGGGATGGGCAACTACAAAAGCCCGAGGCTGGAGGAAGCCTATCCCAAGGTCATGTTCAGCCAGTTCATGGGCGCGGAGATGATCGCCAAGAAGCACGGCTTCACCAAGGACGATCTCGACGAGTTTGCGCTGGAATCGCACCGCAAGGCCGCCGAGGCTTCCAAGGCCGGACGCTTCGCCAGGGAGATCGTCGGCATCGAGGTGGAAACGCCCGAGGGCGAGATTTGCCACGATGTGGACGAGGGCATCCGCTTCGACGCGACGTTGGAGGGCATTCAGTCGGTCAAAACGCTGCAGGAGGGGGGCATGATCTCCGCTGCCAATGCCAGCCAGATCTGCGACGGTAGCTCGGCCGTGCTGATCGTGTCGGAGCGCGCGCTGAAAGAGCATGGCCTGACGCCGCGTGCACGCATCCACAACCTCACTATCACCGCGGGCGATCCGGTCATCATGCTGGAAGAGCCGCTGTTCGCGACCGAGAAGGCGCTGGAGCGCGCAGGCCTCAAGATCGGCGACATCGATCTGTATGAGGTGAACGAAGCCTTTGCGCCGGTGCCGCTGGCCTGGCTCAAGCACACCGGCGGCGATGCCTCCAGGCTGAACGTCAATGGCGGTGCCATCGCGCTCGGCCATCCGCTAGGCGCCAGCGGCACCAAGCTGATGGCGACGCTGCTCAACGCGCTGGAACAGAAGGGCGGCAAATACGGCCTTCAGACCATGTGCGAGGGCGGCGGCCAGGCCAATGTCACCATCATCGAACGGCTCGGTTGA
- a CDS encoding acyl-CoA dehydrogenase — MAGMAPFDWEDPFRLDEQLTDDERMIRDTANGYAQDKLQPRVLEAFEKEETDVAIFREMGELGLLGITVPEEYGGAGASYVSYGLVAREVERVDSGYRSMMSVQSSLVMYPIQAFGSEEMKKRLLPKLASGEYIGCFGLTEPDAGSDPAGMRTTAKKVDGGYKLSGSKTWISNAPFADVFVVWAKSEAHGGKIRGFVLEKGMKGLEAPKIEGKMSLRASTTGMIMMDEVEVGEDALLDVEGLKGPFSCLNRARYGISWGTMGAAEFCFHAARSYGLERHQFTRPLASNQLYQKKLADMMTEIALGLQGSLAVGRQMDAGTFAPEMISIVKRNNCGKALDIARMARDMHGGNGISAEYHVMRHMVNLETVNTYEGAHDVHALILGRAITGIAAF; from the coding sequence ATGGCGGGCATGGCCCCTTTCGACTGGGAAGACCCCTTCCGGCTCGACGAGCAGCTGACCGATGACGAGCGGATGATCCGCGACACCGCAAATGGCTATGCGCAGGACAAGCTGCAGCCGCGCGTGCTGGAAGCGTTCGAGAAGGAAGAGACCGATGTCGCGATCTTCCGCGAAATGGGTGAACTCGGCCTGCTCGGCATCACCGTGCCGGAAGAATATGGTGGCGCGGGCGCGTCCTATGTCTCCTACGGTCTGGTCGCGCGCGAAGTGGAGCGGGTGGATTCGGGCTACCGATCGATGATGAGCGTGCAGAGCTCGCTCGTCATGTATCCGATCCAGGCGTTCGGTTCGGAAGAGATGAAGAAGCGGCTGCTGCCCAAGCTGGCATCAGGCGAATATATCGGCTGCTTCGGACTGACCGAGCCCGATGCGGGCAGCGATCCGGCCGGCATGCGCACCACCGCGAAAAAGGTAGACGGCGGCTACAAGCTTTCCGGCTCCAAGACCTGGATCAGCAACGCGCCCTTCGCGGATGTGTTCGTCGTCTGGGCAAAATCCGAAGCGCATGGCGGCAAGATCCGCGGTTTCGTGCTGGAAAAGGGCATGAAGGGCCTGGAAGCGCCCAAGATCGAAGGCAAGATGAGCCTTCGCGCCTCCACCACCGGCATGATCATGATGGACGAGGTCGAGGTTGGCGAGGACGCGCTGCTCGACGTCGAAGGGCTGAAGGGCCCGTTCTCCTGCCTCAACCGGGCCCGTTACGGCATCAGCTGGGGCACGATGGGCGCGGCGGAATTCTGCTTCCACGCCGCACGCTCCTACGGCCTGGAACGCCATCAGTTCACCCGGCCGCTGGCATCCAACCAGCTCTATCAGAAGAAGCTTGCGGACATGATGACCGAGATTGCGCTGGGGCTGCAGGGCAGCCTTGCAGTCGGGCGGCAGATGGACGCGGGCACCTTCGCGCCGGAGATGATCTCGATCGTCAAGCGCAACAATTGCGGCAAAGCGCTCGATATCGCGCGGATGGCGCGCGACATGCACGGTGGCAACGGCATCAGCGCGGAATATCATGTGATGCGCCACATGGTGAACCTGGAGACGGTGAACACCTATGAAGGCGCGCACGATGTCCATGCGCTGATCCTGGGCCGCGCAATCACCGGGATCGCGGCGTTCTGA
- a CDS encoding SDR family NAD(P)-dependent oxidoreductase yields MIINDQIAAIVTGGASGLGAATARLLASKGAKVALFDMNAEKGEEVAKEIGGVFCKVNVTSDEDVDAGFEKARAAHGQERILVNCAGVGNAIKTVKRDRETGEVKEFPVSAFDWVVQINLVGTFRCIAKSTAGMLTLDPLEDGDRGAIVNTASVAAEDGQIGQAAYSASKAGVVGMTLPIARDLMNENIRINTILPGIFETPLLRGLPEKAIEALNASVPFPKRLGQPDEYAHLALTLLENNYINGEDIRLDGAIRMAPR; encoded by the coding sequence ATGATCATCAACGACCAGATCGCCGCCATCGTGACCGGCGGTGCCTCCGGCCTCGGCGCCGCCACCGCCCGTCTTCTCGCCAGCAAGGGCGCCAAGGTGGCCCTGTTCGACATGAACGCGGAGAAGGGCGAGGAAGTCGCCAAGGAAATCGGCGGCGTGTTCTGCAAGGTCAACGTCACCAGCGATGAGGATGTGGACGCGGGCTTCGAGAAGGCGCGCGCCGCGCATGGGCAGGAGCGTATCTTGGTTAACTGTGCGGGCGTGGGCAACGCGATCAAGACCGTGAAGCGCGACCGCGAGACGGGCGAGGTGAAGGAATTCCCCGTCAGCGCGTTCGACTGGGTGGTGCAGATCAACCTCGTCGGGACGTTCCGCTGCATCGCCAAATCGACCGCGGGCATGCTGACGCTCGATCCGCTGGAAGATGGCGATCGTGGGGCCATCGTGAATACCGCCAGCGTCGCGGCCGAGGACGGCCAGATCGGACAGGCGGCTTACTCCGCTTCGAAGGCGGGCGTCGTCGGCATGACGCTGCCCATCGCGCGCGATCTGATGAACGAGAACATCCGCATCAACACGATCCTGCCCGGCATCTTCGAGACGCCGCTGCTGCGCGGCCTGCCGGAGAAGGCGATCGAGGCGCTGAACGCCTCCGTGCCGTTCCCCAAGCGCCTTGGCCAGCCGGACGAATATGCGCATCTCGCGCTGACGCTGCTGGAGAACAACTACATCAACGGCGAGGACATTCGCCTCGACGGCGCGATCCGCATGGCACCGCGTTGA
- a CDS encoding 23S rRNA (adenine(2030)-N(6))-methyltransferase RlmJ yields MNYRHSFHAGNSADVVKHSLLIALVRALQIKPSALTLIDTHAGCGLYDLQGDEAGRTGEATHGVLRAFADRNPLLDDYRAAVEAVNGGADGAVGPRLYPGSPQVLAQLLRPQDQLILNEKHPEDVQALCRAMRDTSAAIHQRDAYELWLAMLPTKTPRGVVVVDPPYEETDERERITATLAAAQRKWAHGVTVIWYPLKDRGTHRQWKNKLRNLGIPKFFNVEHWLYDADQPDIYNGAGLFIVNPPYAFTQALAPLIDALRAALAPEGHKGKISADWLSD; encoded by the coding sequence ATGAACTATCGCCATTCCTTTCACGCCGGAAACAGCGCAGATGTCGTAAAGCACAGCCTGCTGATCGCGCTCGTCCGGGCCTTGCAGATCAAGCCGTCTGCGCTGACCCTGATCGACACCCATGCCGGCTGCGGATTGTACGACCTTCAGGGCGATGAGGCCGGGCGAACGGGCGAGGCCACGCACGGCGTGCTGCGCGCCTTTGCCGACCGGAACCCCTTGCTGGACGATTACCGCGCGGCCGTGGAGGCCGTGAACGGCGGGGCGGATGGGGCCGTGGGCCCGCGCCTTTACCCCGGATCGCCGCAGGTTCTCGCGCAGCTCCTTCGCCCGCAAGACCAGCTGATCCTGAATGAAAAGCATCCCGAAGACGTGCAGGCGCTTTGCCGCGCGATGCGCGATACGTCTGCGGCCATTCACCAGCGCGATGCCTATGAGCTGTGGCTGGCGATGTTGCCGACCAAGACGCCGCGCGGCGTCGTGGTGGTCGATCCGCCCTATGAAGAGACGGACGAACGCGAGCGCATCACCGCCACGCTCGCCGCCGCCCAGCGCAAATGGGCGCATGGCGTGACGGTGATCTGGTATCCGCTGAAAGACCGCGGAACGCATCGGCAGTGGAAGAACAAGCTGCGCAATCTGGGCATCCCGAAATTCTTCAATGTCGAGCATTGGCTGTACGATGCCGATCAGCCCGATATCTACAACGGCGCCGGTCTTTTCATCGTCAATCCGCCCTATGCCTTCACGCAGGCGCTGGCGCCGCTGATCGATGCTCTGCGCGCGGCGCTGGCACCGGAAGGACACAAGGGGAAGATTTCCGCGGACTGGTTGAGCGATTAG
- the gwsG gene encoding grasp-with-spasm system ATP-grasp peptide maturase has product MPSQLNPANAPVLIFSKLRDPSTNGVCDWLRFMNVPIFRINEDAPSSSINDVILRDADVTIKAYDQSWTLSDFRSVWFRKGNFSPLYPAEPKQSRELLLKKSFPHQIALADALAKKCAAEGRVAREYFHHAVMNSGIRVLGNPFLGDPNKLIVSHEARRVGLRTPEFEVSQSLSDDHTADPERYVTKSLANGLYLWDFDGAGKAYFSYTEKLSDVASGTTLPRSFPSSLVQRKIEKQYEIRSFFLESKFYSFAIISQNDEQTAIDFRKYNYDSPNRNVPVDLPRDVEQKLDNLMKELKINTGSIDLIVDENGEYIFLEVNPGGQYGPLDEICNMAIDRLIAEWLRKGETDGRP; this is encoded by the coding sequence ATGCCCAGTCAATTAAACCCAGCGAACGCGCCGGTCCTGATTTTCAGTAAATTACGCGACCCATCCACCAATGGAGTTTGCGACTGGCTGCGCTTTATGAATGTGCCCATATTTCGCATCAATGAAGACGCGCCATCTTCTTCAATCAATGATGTTATACTACGCGATGCCGATGTCACTATAAAGGCGTACGACCAAAGTTGGACACTCTCGGATTTTAGGTCGGTATGGTTTCGTAAGGGAAACTTCTCGCCCTTGTATCCGGCAGAACCGAAGCAATCTCGAGAACTGCTGCTTAAAAAGTCTTTCCCGCATCAGATTGCTCTTGCCGATGCTCTGGCAAAGAAATGCGCCGCTGAGGGTCGGGTTGCTAGAGAATATTTTCACCATGCCGTGATGAATTCCGGCATCAGGGTTTTGGGGAACCCGTTTCTTGGTGATCCAAACAAGTTGATCGTCTCGCATGAAGCGCGCCGCGTGGGGCTTCGCACACCTGAATTTGAGGTCTCGCAAAGTCTGAGCGATGACCATACCGCGGATCCGGAAAGGTATGTGACAAAATCTTTGGCGAATGGCCTTTACCTTTGGGACTTTGACGGCGCCGGCAAAGCCTATTTCAGCTACACTGAAAAATTATCCGATGTTGCCAGCGGTACCACACTTCCACGCAGCTTTCCCTCGTCGCTCGTTCAACGGAAGATTGAAAAACAGTACGAAATCAGATCGTTCTTCTTAGAGAGCAAATTCTATTCGTTTGCGATTATTTCTCAGAATGACGAGCAAACAGCGATAGACTTCAGGAAGTATAACTATGATTCTCCAAATCGGAATGTCCCGGTCGATCTTCCGCGAGATGTTGAACAAAAACTAGATAACCTCATGAAGGAACTCAAAATAAATACGGGTTCGATAGACCTAATAGTCGACGAAAATGGGGAATACATCTTCTTAGAAGTGAATCCGGGTGGCCAATATGGTCCGCTGGACGAGATATGCAACATGGCGATCGATCGATTGATCGCAGAATGGCTTAGAAAGGGCGAAACCGATGGAAGACCTTGA
- the gwsS gene encoding grasp-with-spasm system SPASM domain peptide maturase: MREKVLGAAEEADKRFYLFPTCRLVHGSAFSAIYDFDRYRLLRFDSAYAPLIALAARPSGLSMKDVDGLGHVAKKNAQAILLFLERNEVGQILKPEIANAFRPPETDWSAPHGILNSVVDVNEQDHPWQSIIDQLDEVHCPAIQIRGFGPLLNSQKTRELLHIIDGTSIRHVQLLAVWSEEWSDDSTRALFEQFTNLVSLVLHGAPKDRLLEMSQVSAFGGKLYRWQERKLNGASDCGAITEGSLCAPSANLFAELNHFNGCLNRKLSIRSDGSICNCPSMKKSFGKDVNRINNIVRTSEFTRVWDLAKDKIDVCRDCEFRYVCTDCRAYLESDDSTSKPLKCTYDPYSGSWSD; encoded by the coding sequence ATGAGGGAGAAAGTGTTGGGCGCTGCTGAGGAGGCGGATAAGCGATTCTACCTTTTCCCGACCTGCCGTCTGGTCCACGGTTCGGCATTCTCTGCGATTTACGATTTTGATCGTTATCGCTTACTGCGCTTTGACTCGGCCTATGCACCTCTCATCGCGCTCGCTGCGCGGCCCTCAGGTTTGTCGATGAAAGATGTTGATGGACTCGGACATGTTGCCAAGAAAAATGCTCAGGCCATTCTATTGTTTCTAGAACGCAATGAGGTTGGGCAGATACTCAAGCCTGAAATTGCCAACGCCTTCCGCCCTCCTGAGACGGACTGGTCGGCACCACATGGAATATTGAACAGTGTCGTTGACGTGAACGAACAAGACCATCCGTGGCAGAGCATTATCGATCAGCTGGACGAGGTTCACTGTCCCGCGATCCAAATTAGAGGTTTTGGTCCCCTATTGAATTCCCAAAAAACGAGAGAGCTTCTGCATATCATAGATGGAACGTCGATAAGGCATGTGCAACTCTTGGCTGTGTGGTCAGAAGAGTGGTCTGACGATTCAACAAGAGCTCTCTTCGAGCAGTTCACCAATCTAGTCTCCCTTGTGCTGCACGGCGCTCCCAAAGACCGACTTTTGGAGATGTCGCAAGTTTCTGCATTCGGTGGTAAACTATATCGCTGGCAGGAAAGAAAACTGAACGGTGCTTCGGATTGCGGTGCCATTACCGAGGGCTCTCTCTGTGCGCCGTCGGCCAACCTCTTCGCTGAATTAAATCATTTCAACGGCTGCCTGAATAGGAAGCTGTCCATTCGGTCCGACGGCAGTATTTGTAACTGCCCCTCCATGAAAAAGTCGTTCGGTAAGGATGTAAATCGCATAAACAATATAGTGCGAACAAGCGAGTTCACAAGGGTCTGGGATTTGGCAAAAGATAAGATAGACGTTTGCAGAGATTGCGAATTTCGATACGTCTGCACCGATTGTCGTGCGTATCTGGAGAGCGATGACAGCACATCAAAGCCATTAAAATGTACTTATGACCCCTATTCTGGGAGTT